A DNA window from Bacteroides cellulosilyticus contains the following coding sequences:
- a CDS encoding bifunctional fucokinase/fucose-1-phosphate guanylyltransferase, with protein MQKLLSLPPNLVSAFYELENVDRTEWFCTSDPIGMKLGSGGGTTWLLREWYRNQQTEHSTEKRILLHAGGQSRRLPGYAPSGKILTPIPVFRWARGQKLGQNLLSLQVPLYEKIMERAPEKLRTLIASGDVYIRAEKPLQDIPDADVVCYGLWVDPALATHHGVFVSDRKQPEALDFMLQKPSLQELENLSKTHLFLMDIGIWLLSDRAVELLMKRSQKDGPGSDLKYYDLYSDFGLSLGNHPRITDDELNRLSVAILPLPGGEFYHYGTSRELLSSTVTLQNRVYDQRQIMHRKVKPNPAIFVQNAEVGISLSSNNDNLWIENSFVGASWKIGSRQIITGVPENDWTLELPDGVCIDIVPLAKKHWAVRPYGFDDVSKGDIRDEKTLYLGISFPNWLAERGLTPDDVTGRKDDLQAAGIFPVVEGVEQMGEVLRWMTSEPELIEGKEIWLNSQRLSADEISAKADLRQLYAQRESFRKGNWELLARNYEKSVFYQLDLADVAEDFHCLKIDKPDVLPADAPQMQRIHNRMLRAQIDKLNGKDFQNDEKEAFGLLREGLLSDLYEKKSSPYLNVYSDQIVWGRSPVRIDVAGGWTDTPPYSLFAGGNVVNLAIELNGQPPLQVYVKPCKEYRVVLRSIDMGAMEVVNTFEELQDYCKIGSPFSIPKAALTLAGFGPAFSEVVYPSLEKQLQAFGTGIEITLLSAIPAGSGLGTSSILASTVLGSLSDFCGLMWDKNEICRRTLALEQLLTTGGGWQDQYGGVLQGIKLLQTETGFVQNPLIHWLPEHLFTHPEYRDCHLLYYTGITRTAKGILAEIVRSMFLNSSAHLAILENMKAHALDMAETIQRNDFETYGALIGKTWMQNKALDCGTNPPAVEEIINKIKDYTLGYKLPGAGGGGYLYMVAKDPQAALRIREILTQDVPNPRARFVEMALSGTGFQVSRS; from the coding sequence ATGCAAAAATTATTATCCTTGCCGCCTAATCTTGTGTCGGCATTCTATGAATTAGAAAATGTAGACCGTACGGAATGGTTTTGTACATCTGACCCTATAGGGATGAAACTGGGGTCGGGTGGAGGAACCACTTGGCTTCTGCGGGAATGGTATAGAAACCAACAAACAGAACACTCAACAGAGAAACGTATTCTGCTGCATGCCGGTGGACAAAGCCGCCGCCTCCCTGGATACGCTCCCTCTGGGAAAATATTAACTCCGATACCTGTATTTCGTTGGGCACGTGGACAGAAGTTGGGACAGAATTTATTGTCTTTGCAAGTTCCACTTTATGAGAAAATCATGGAACGGGCACCGGAAAAACTGCGTACTTTGATTGCGAGTGGAGATGTGTATATTCGTGCTGAGAAACCTTTACAGGACATACCGGATGCAGATGTGGTATGTTACGGACTTTGGGTAGATCCGGCATTAGCGACACATCATGGAGTGTTTGTTTCGGATCGGAAACAACCGGAAGCATTGGATTTTATGTTGCAGAAACCGTCATTGCAGGAACTGGAGAATCTTTCAAAGACCCATCTCTTCCTGATGGATATAGGAATCTGGTTACTGAGTGATCGGGCTGTAGAGCTATTGATGAAGCGTTCGCAGAAAGATGGTCCGGGTTCTGATTTAAAGTACTATGACTTGTATTCAGATTTCGGCTTATCCCTTGGTAATCATCCACGCATTACTGATGATGAGTTGAATAGGCTGTCTGTAGCTATATTGCCATTACCCGGTGGAGAATTCTACCACTACGGCACAAGCCGTGAACTACTTTCCTCAACTGTTACTTTACAAAATAGGGTGTACGATCAGCGTCAGATCATGCACCGGAAAGTAAAGCCCAATCCTGCAATATTTGTACAGAATGCAGAAGTCGGTATCTCTCTTTCTTCCAATAATGATAACCTTTGGATTGAAAATAGCTTTGTCGGTGCATCATGGAAGATAGGTTCCCGGCAAATCATTACGGGAGTACCGGAAAATGACTGGACGTTAGAATTACCGGATGGAGTTTGTATAGATATTGTGCCTCTTGCAAAGAAGCATTGGGCAGTTCGTCCGTATGGTTTCGATGATGTATCTAAAGGAGATATCCGGGATGAAAAGACTTTGTATCTGGGGATTTCCTTCCCTAATTGGTTAGCGGAGCGTGGACTGACTCCGGATGATGTAACTGGAAGAAAAGATGACTTACAGGCTGCCGGAATCTTCCCTGTGGTAGAAGGTGTTGAGCAGATGGGCGAAGTACTTCGCTGGATGACTTCGGAGCCGGAATTGATAGAAGGTAAGGAAATCTGGCTGAACAGTCAACGTCTTTCTGCCGATGAAATCTCAGCGAAAGCTGATTTACGTCAATTATATGCCCAGCGCGAGAGTTTCCGGAAAGGTAATTGGGAGTTGCTGGCACGCAATTATGAGAAGAGTGTCTTCTATCAGTTAGATTTGGCTGATGTTGCCGAAGATTTTCATTGTTTGAAGATAGATAAACCGGATGTGTTACCGGCTGATGCACCTCAGATGCAGCGTATTCATAATCGGATGCTTCGGGCTCAGATAGATAAACTGAACGGAAAAGACTTTCAGAATGATGAAAAAGAGGCTTTTGGATTACTGCGCGAAGGATTACTTTCTGATTTGTATGAAAAGAAAAGCAGCCCATATCTGAATGTATACAGCGATCAGATTGTTTGGGGGCGCAGTCCCGTACGTATTGATGTTGCAGGTGGTTGGACGGATACTCCGCCATATTCTCTTTTTGCCGGTGGAAATGTAGTGAATCTGGCGATTGAACTGAATGGACAACCTCCTTTGCAGGTTTATGTGAAACCTTGCAAAGAATATCGCGTTGTGTTGCGTTCTATTGATATGGGAGCGATGGAAGTAGTGAATACTTTCGAGGAATTGCAGGATTACTGTAAGATAGGTTCTCCCTTCTCTATTCCGAAAGCAGCGTTGACATTGGCTGGTTTTGGTCCGGCGTTTTCAGAAGTGGTTTATCCTTCGTTGGAGAAACAGTTGCAGGCATTCGGCACAGGTATAGAGATTACTTTATTGTCTGCTATTCCTGCAGGCTCGGGCTTGGGAACCAGTTCTATATTAGCTTCTACGGTTTTAGGCTCTTTGAGCGATTTCTGCGGCTTGATGTGGGATAAGAATGAAATATGCCGTCGTACACTTGCTCTGGAACAGTTACTGACAACGGGTGGTGGTTGGCAAGATCAGTATGGCGGAGTGTTACAAGGCATCAAACTGTTGCAAACAGAAACCGGGTTTGTACAGAATCCGTTAATACACTGGTTGCCTGAACATCTCTTTACGCATCCTGAATATCGTGACTGCCACCTATTATATTATACGGGAATTACACGTACAGCTAAAGGTATCCTGGCAGAGATTGTGCGCTCCATGTTCCTAAACTCATCTGCGCATTTGGCTATATTGGAAAATATGAAAGCGCATGCATTGGATATGGCAGAAACCATTCAAAGGAACGACTTTGAAACCTATGGCGCATTGATTGGTAAAACGTGGATGCAGAACAAAGCTCTGGATTGTGGTACTAATCCTCCGGCGGTAGAAGAAATTATCAATAAGATTAAGGACTACACACTGGGATATAAACTGCCGGGTGCAGGTGGGGGAGGCTACTTGTATATGGTAGCGAAAGATCCGCAGGCTGCATTGCGCATCCGGGAGATACTGACGCAGGATGTACCGAACCCTCGTGCACGATTTGTAGAAATGGCGTTGTCGGGAACAGGATTCCAGGTGTCAAGATCTTAA
- a CDS encoding MarR family winged helix-turn-helix transcriptional regulator — protein sequence MEDLCKIRDVYRAIAEFETQFMQQYNLSLNEGMLLCTLLNTPRLTSGEIAEALGLTCSNTSKLIRSVEEKKLIARIIGKVDKRQMHFSLTAEGKEQITAIKSTTHEMPELLQQIVGLLEK from the coding sequence ATGGAAGACTTGTGTAAAATACGTGATGTTTACCGGGCGATAGCCGAGTTTGAAACCCAATTTATGCAGCAATACAATCTTTCGCTGAATGAAGGAATGTTGCTCTGTACACTTCTGAATACTCCCCGGCTTACTTCCGGGGAAATAGCAGAAGCCTTGGGATTAACTTGTTCTAATACTTCCAAGTTGATACGTTCTGTCGAAGAAAAGAAGTTAATAGCCCGTATTATTGGTAAAGTGGATAAGCGCCAAATGCATTTTTCATTGACTGCAGAAGGAAAAGAACAAATCACTGCAATCAAAAGTACTACTCATGAGATGCCTGAGCTCTTACAGCAAATAGTGGGTTTGCTGGAAAAATAG
- a CDS encoding DUF4783 domain-containing protein gives MKKRVVLLLTCLFLWVSSIFAQDVPVGVVVAFKKGNSQELNRYLGDKVDLIIHNRTTNADKQTAEGTMANFFAENKVSSFNVNHEGKRDESSFIIGTLGTANGNFRVNCFFRKVQNKYVIHQIRIDKTNE, from the coding sequence ATGAAAAAACGAGTAGTTTTATTGTTGACCTGCCTCTTCTTATGGGTGTCCTCGATCTTTGCTCAGGACGTACCTGTGGGGGTGGTTGTGGCCTTCAAGAAGGGAAACTCTCAGGAACTAAACAGGTATCTGGGTGATAAGGTGGATCTGATTATCCATAATCGCACGACCAATGCTGACAAGCAAACGGCAGAAGGAACTATGGCTAATTTTTTTGCCGAGAACAAAGTCAGTAGCTTCAATGTGAATCACGAAGGAAAGAGGGATGAATCAAGTTTCATCATCGGCACTTTGGGAACCGCAAATGGAAACTTTCGAGTGAATTGTTTCTTCAGAAAAGTACAGAACAAATATGTTATACATCAAATAAGAATAGATAAAACGAATGAATAA
- a CDS encoding FAD-dependent oxidoreductase, translating to MKYIIIGGVAGGATAAARLRRVDEKSDILLFEKGKYISYANCGLPYYIGGVIAEREKLLVQTPASFGQRFRIDVRVENEVIAIHPKDKTITVRTVDGREYEETYDKLLLSPGATPVRPPLEGIDSEGIFTLRNVEDTDHIKSYLTENSVKRAVVVGAGFIGLEMAENLHHAGVAVSVVEMGNQVMAPIDFSMAAPVHQHLIQKGVSLYLEEGVTHFQRTEQGITVFLKSGKTIPADMVLLSIGVRPATALAKQAGLKIGEAGGIWVNEYLETSAKDIYAVGDAIEYPHPLTGKPWLNYLANPANRQGRIVADNMVFGNKVAYEGAIGTSIAKVFDMTVASTGLAAKRLRQWEMEYQSSVTHSSSHAGYYPDALPLTLKLTFHPVTGKLYGAQGIGYEGVDKRIDQIAGLIKRGGTVYDLMKTEHTYAPPFSSAKDPIAIAGYVASNIISGAMPVVTWRELVQHKNEVMLIDTRTAEEFSFGTIPGAINIPLDDLRERMLEVPTDKPVVLFCAVGLRGYLAQRILMGNGYKNVRNLSGGYKLYSAAVAPVPVPSIVDASVDARVTFGSTETSGTVVQSDSILSAGGSSKEPLKINACGLQCPGPIMQVKKAMDTLEPGEQVEIVATDAGFARDASAWCDTTGNRLVGSHEDKGRYTVVIEKGNLNMVCPSSTGTVAAGRGKTLILFSDDLDKALATFVLANGAAATGQKVTVFFTFWGLNVLKKMQKPKVKKDIFGRMFGMMLPSSSLKLKLSQMNMLGMGSRMMRFLMKRKGVDSLESLRSQALAQGVEFIACQMSMDMMGISREELLDEVTIGGVATYMERADKANVNLFI from the coding sequence ATGAAGTATATAATTATTGGAGGTGTTGCCGGGGGAGCTACGGCGGCGGCACGTTTAAGAAGAGTTGATGAGAAATCTGATATTCTTTTATTTGAGAAAGGGAAATACATTTCGTATGCAAATTGCGGCTTGCCTTATTATATAGGTGGTGTCATCGCAGAGCGTGAGAAATTGCTGGTGCAAACGCCGGCTTCTTTCGGCCAACGCTTTCGTATAGATGTACGTGTGGAGAATGAGGTTATTGCTATTCATCCTAAAGATAAAACGATTACTGTTCGCACTGTAGACGGTCGCGAATATGAAGAAACCTATGATAAACTTTTGTTGTCTCCGGGTGCTACACCTGTTCGACCACCACTGGAAGGCATCGATTCTGAAGGAATTTTCACTCTCCGTAATGTTGAAGATACCGATCATATAAAGTCTTATCTTACGGAAAACTCCGTAAAGCGCGCGGTTGTAGTAGGTGCGGGCTTTATTGGACTGGAGATGGCAGAAAATTTGCATCATGCCGGAGTTGCCGTATCAGTTGTGGAAATGGGTAATCAAGTGATGGCGCCCATTGATTTTTCGATGGCTGCACCTGTTCATCAACATTTGATACAGAAAGGTGTGTCGCTCTATCTGGAAGAAGGAGTGACTCATTTCCAGCGTACAGAACAAGGTATTACCGTCTTTTTGAAAAGTGGAAAAACGATTCCGGCAGATATGGTATTGCTTTCTATCGGAGTACGCCCGGCAACGGCTTTGGCTAAACAAGCCGGACTGAAGATAGGTGAAGCAGGTGGTATCTGGGTAAATGAATATCTGGAAACTTCTGCAAAGGATATTTATGCTGTAGGGGATGCCATTGAATATCCGCATCCATTGACCGGGAAACCGTGGTTGAATTATCTGGCAAATCCGGCTAATCGTCAGGGACGTATTGTGGCTGATAATATGGTATTTGGTAATAAGGTTGCTTACGAAGGTGCTATCGGTACTTCCATCGCAAAAGTATTTGATATGACGGTTGCTTCTACGGGACTTGCTGCTAAGCGTCTGAGGCAATGGGAGATGGAATATCAAAGTTCTGTTACTCATTCGTCTTCTCATGCCGGGTATTATCCGGATGCATTGCCCTTGACTTTAAAATTGACATTTCATCCTGTCACAGGAAAATTATATGGTGCGCAGGGTATTGGCTATGAGGGCGTGGACAAACGCATTGACCAGATTGCCGGCTTGATCAAACGTGGTGGAACGGTATATGACTTGATGAAAACGGAACATACTTACGCTCCTCCGTTTTCTTCTGCAAAAGATCCTATTGCTATTGCCGGATATGTTGCTTCTAATATTATCAGTGGTGCAATGCCTGTCGTAACTTGGCGAGAACTGGTACAGCATAAGAATGAAGTAATGTTAATAGATACCCGTACGGCTGAAGAATTTTCTTTTGGAACTATTCCGGGAGCAATTAATATTCCGTTGGATGATTTAAGAGAGCGTATGCTCGAAGTTCCTACTGACAAGCCGGTTGTATTGTTTTGTGCTGTGGGTTTGCGTGGATATCTGGCACAACGTATCCTGATGGGAAATGGATATAAGAATGTGCGTAATCTTTCGGGAGGATATAAACTGTATTCTGCTGCGGTTGCTCCGGTACCGGTACCTTCTATAGTGGATGCTTCAGTTGATGCTCGCGTAACTTTTGGCTCTACTGAAACTTCGGGAACTGTTGTGCAATCCGATTCTATATTATCAGCTGGAGGTTCATCTAAAGAACCATTGAAAATCAATGCCTGTGGTTTACAATGTCCGGGACCTATCATGCAAGTGAAGAAGGCAATGGATACTCTTGAACCGGGAGAACAGGTGGAGATTGTGGCAACTGATGCCGGATTTGCACGTGATGCTTCTGCCTGGTGTGATACGACGGGTAATCGTTTGGTGGGAAGCCATGAGGATAAAGGACGCTATACAGTAGTTATAGAAAAAGGTAATTTGAATATGGTCTGCCCTTCTTCCACCGGAACTGTAGCAGCGGGTAGGGGAAAAACATTGATCCTTTTTAGTGATGATTTGGATAAAGCTTTAGCTACTTTTGTATTGGCAAACGGGGCTGCGGCAACCGGACAAAAAGTTACGGTATTCTTCACTTTCTGGGGATTAAATGTTTTGAAAAAAATGCAGAAACCGAAAGTAAAGAAAGATATTTTCGGCAGGATGTTCGGTATGATGCTTCCTTCCAGTTCTTTGAAACTGAAATTGTCTCAAATGAATATGTTAGGTATGGGAAGTCGCATGATGCGCTTTTTAATGAAACGTAAAGGGGTAGATTCTTTGGAATCACTTCGTTCGCAGGCGCTTGCCCAAGGAGTCGAATTTATAGCCTGCCAGATGTCTATGGACATGATGGGAATCAGTCGCGAAGAGTTATTAGATGAGGTAACTATCGGTGGTGTTGCAACTTACATGGAACGCGCAGATAAAGCCAATGTCAACCTTTTTATATAG
- the rlmH gene encoding 23S rRNA (pseudouridine(1915)-N(3))-methyltransferase RlmH, with protein sequence MKTTLLVVGRTVEQHFITAINDYVQRTKRYLSFEMEVISELKNTKSLSMEVQKEKEGELICKAFQPGDVIVLLDEGGKEMRSIEFADYMKRKMNTVNKRLVFVIGGPYGFSPKVYQAAHEKMSLSKMTFSHQMVRLIFVEQLYRAMNILNGGPYHHE encoded by the coding sequence ATGAAAACAACATTACTCGTCGTAGGAAGAACTGTAGAACAGCACTTTATAACTGCCATTAATGACTATGTACAGCGTACTAAACGCTACTTATCCTTCGAAATGGAAGTTATCTCGGAATTGAAGAATACGAAAAGTCTTTCTATGGAAGTGCAGAAAGAAAAAGAAGGGGAATTGATATGCAAGGCATTCCAGCCGGGCGACGTGATTGTATTGCTGGACGAAGGGGGAAAAGAAATGCGCTCCATAGAGTTCGCAGACTATATGAAGCGCAAGATGAACACCGTAAATAAACGGCTTGTATTTGTTATCGGCGGACCGTATGGTTTCTCACCCAAAGTATATCAGGCAGCACATGAGAAAATGTCCCTTTCTAAAATGACTTTCTCGCATCAGATGGTGCGGCTGATTTTTGTAGAGCAGTTATACCGGGCCATGAATATACTCAATGGCGGTCCTTACCATCACGAATAA